In Phaeobacter gallaeciensis DSM 26640, a genomic segment contains:
- a CDS encoding glutathione S-transferase family protein: MMNSYRLHYAPDNASLVIRLVLEELGQPYECVLVDRRAKAQKSAAYRALNPNGLIPVLETPDGPMFETAAILLWLSERHSAMAPSPGSPDRAAFLKWLFFASNTLHADLRMLFYPKKYIGPDADQQSQLQQVLHQRLHQHLTNLDQAAAARPSWFGALQPSVLDYYLACQIRWMALYPAQADRSWFTLAHYPSLQRLCAGLESRTAVTVACEAEGLGPAPFT, encoded by the coding sequence ATGATGAACAGCTACCGCCTCCATTACGCTCCCGACAACGCCTCGCTGGTCATCCGGCTGGTGCTGGAAGAACTCGGTCAACCCTACGAATGCGTACTGGTTGATCGCAGGGCCAAGGCACAGAAGAGCGCGGCGTACCGGGCGCTAAACCCGAACGGGCTGATCCCGGTGCTGGAAACCCCGGACGGGCCAATGTTTGAGACCGCCGCCATTCTGTTGTGGCTGTCCGAACGGCACAGCGCAATGGCCCCATCCCCTGGCAGCCCAGACCGCGCAGCCTTCCTGAAGTGGTTGTTCTTTGCATCCAACACGCTGCACGCCGATCTGCGGATGCTGTTTTATCCGAAGAAATACATCGGCCCGGACGCCGATCAGCAATCCCAGCTGCAACAGGTGCTGCATCAGCGCCTGCATCAGCATCTCACCAACCTCGATCAGGCCGCCGCGGCCCGTCCCTCTTGGTTTGGTGCGCTGCAACCTTCGGTGTTGGACTATTACCTGGCCTGCCAGATACGCTGGATGGCGCTTTATCCGGCGCAGGCCGACCGATCCTGGTTCACTCTGGCACATTACCCCAGCCTGCAGCGCCTCTGCGCCGGGCTGGAAAGCCGCACTGCCGTGACCGTGGCCTGCGAGGCAGAAGGCCTCGGCCCGGCCCCCTTTACCTAG
- a CDS encoding Dabb family protein, with protein MILHCVFCQFDETVSRVAREDVLKALAEFSCGLEGVLAFDWGPNRDFECKSQAYSDGFVIRFSDRAALERYADHPTHQQLGAQLCALCVGGGDGITVFDLEIP; from the coding sequence GTGATCCTGCATTGTGTGTTCTGTCAGTTCGATGAGACGGTTTCCCGCGTGGCGCGCGAGGATGTTCTTAAGGCTTTGGCGGAGTTCTCGTGTGGTCTGGAGGGCGTGCTGGCCTTTGACTGGGGGCCGAACCGCGATTTTGAGTGTAAATCCCAAGCCTATAGCGACGGGTTTGTCATCCGGTTTTCGGATCGTGCAGCATTGGAGCGGTACGCCGATCATCCCACGCATCAGCAGTTGGGCGCGCAGCTATGTGCCTTATGCGTGGGCGGCGGCGATGGGATCACAGTCTTTGATCTGGAAATACCATAG
- the rpiA gene encoding ribose-5-phosphate isomerase RpiA: protein MTGELSPIDKAKFVAAKRAAEMVEDGMRVGLGTGSTAAWLVRCLGEMVQNDGLRIKGVPTSTRTAELARDVGIEILTLDEAKWLDLTIDGADEFDRDLNLIKGGGGALLQEKIVATASDRMVVIADKAKEVESLGAFPLPVEVIPFGWQTTQALLEETLVAMEVMGRKTTLRMNGDAALVTDEGNHILDLHLNRIGNVRQMALVLNQIPGVVENGLFIDICDTVVVGYGDGKVEVRDINEGTVETDRLDFVETENLFTDLSD from the coding sequence ATGACCGGAGAACTATCCCCCATCGACAAGGCCAAATTTGTTGCTGCCAAACGTGCGGCGGAGATGGTTGAAGATGGCATGCGCGTGGGGCTGGGTACAGGCTCCACGGCGGCCTGGCTGGTGCGCTGTCTGGGTGAGATGGTGCAGAACGATGGGCTGCGGATCAAGGGTGTGCCGACCTCCACCCGCACCGCTGAACTGGCTCGCGATGTGGGGATCGAGATCCTGACATTGGATGAGGCGAAGTGGCTGGACCTGACCATTGACGGCGCCGACGAGTTTGACCGCGATCTGAACCTGATCAAGGGCGGCGGCGGGGCGCTGCTACAGGAGAAGATTGTCGCCACCGCTTCTGACCGGATGGTGGTGATCGCTGACAAGGCCAAAGAGGTCGAGAGCCTTGGGGCGTTCCCCCTGCCTGTGGAGGTGATCCCCTTTGGTTGGCAGACCACGCAGGCGCTGCTCGAGGAGACTTTGGTGGCGATGGAGGTCATGGGCCGCAAGACGACGCTGCGGATGAACGGGGATGCGGCGCTGGTGACGGATGAGGGAAACCATATTCTGGATCTGCACCTCAATCGTATTGGCAATGTGCGGCAGATGGCGCTGGTGCTGAACCAGATCCCGGGCGTGGTTGAGAATGGTCTGTTCATCGACATCTGCGACACCGTTGTGGTGGGCTACGGCGATGGCAAGGTTGAGGTGCGCGATATCAACGAGGGCACGGTGGAGACCGACCGGCTTGATTTCGTGGAGACCGAGAACCTGTTTACCGATCTGAGTGACTGA
- a CDS encoding AAA family ATPase, translated as MSPFQATSSTPTLHMLCGKIAAGKSTLAARLAADQGTILLAEDAWLHALFADQMSSPADYLRCAEKLRGIMASHVASLLQAGVSVVLDFPANTVDSRAWMRSLIDHTDAAHQLHLLDVPDELCLARLRARNAAGAHPFAATEAQFHAFTKHFTHPAEEEGFTVVVHRVAE; from the coding sequence ATGTCGCCATTTCAAGCCACGTCTTCTACACCGACCCTGCACATGCTGTGCGGGAAAATTGCTGCCGGGAAATCCACGCTGGCTGCACGACTGGCCGCTGATCAGGGGACCATCCTGCTGGCCGAGGATGCTTGGCTGCATGCGTTGTTTGCCGATCAGATGTCGTCGCCTGCGGATTACCTACGCTGCGCAGAAAAACTGCGCGGGATTATGGCGTCGCATGTTGCATCGCTCTTGCAGGCGGGGGTTTCGGTTGTTCTGGACTTTCCCGCGAATACCGTCGACTCCCGTGCTTGGATGCGCAGTTTGATTGATCACACCGATGCAGCCCATCAGTTGCACCTATTGGATGTGCCGGATGAGCTGTGCCTGGCTCGGCTTCGAGCGCGCAACGCTGCGGGCGCGCATCCTTTTGCGGCAACCGAAGCGCAGTTTCATGCGTTCACCAAGCATTTTACCCATCCTGCTGAAGAAGAGGGTTTCACGGTCGTCGTGCACAGGGTTGCAGAGTGA
- the gor gene encoding glutathione-disulfide reductase, with protein MSFDYDLFVIGGGSGGVRAARVAAQGGAKVALAEEDRYGGTCVIRGCVPKKLMVFASEYAGMVEDAQAYGWDLSPGSFDWDRFKTKLHAELDRLEGIYRGILKNNSVETFDQRAKLADAHTVELADGTRKTAKHILIATGGWPMTPEFPGSELAITSNEIFHLEKLPESMLIVGGGYIACEFAGIMNGLGVKTTQYYRGAQILRGFDDEARGLISEEMCQSGVDLHLGTNVLEMRKEGDKIWVKATNGDETLFDQVMFATGRSPNADNLGLEALGIERDRAGAIVVDQYSQTGVPSVYAVGDVTNRVNLTPVAIREGMAFVETVFNGNPTSPDHDLIPTAIFTQPEMGTVGLSEEAAAEQEEIEVYATSFKPMQQAFAGRAQRVLMKLIVSKATRKVLGCHIVAPGAGEMIQLAGIAVKMGATKEDFDRTVAVHPTMSEELVTMKTPVRTA; from the coding sequence ATGAGCTTTGACTACGATCTCTTTGTTATCGGCGGCGGCTCCGGTGGGGTGCGCGCGGCGCGGGTGGCAGCACAGGGGGGCGCCAAAGTCGCGCTGGCGGAGGAAGACCGCTATGGCGGCACCTGCGTGATCCGGGGCTGTGTGCCGAAAAAGCTGATGGTCTTTGCCAGTGAATATGCGGGTATGGTTGAGGATGCGCAGGCCTATGGCTGGGATCTGTCCCCCGGCAGCTTCGACTGGGACCGCTTCAAGACCAAATTGCACGCCGAGCTGGATCGGTTGGAAGGCATCTATCGCGGCATCCTGAAGAACAATTCGGTTGAGACCTTTGATCAGCGCGCCAAACTGGCGGATGCCCATACGGTTGAGCTGGCGGACGGCACCCGCAAGACGGCGAAACATATCCTGATTGCCACAGGCGGCTGGCCAATGACGCCGGAGTTCCCCGGCTCCGAACTGGCCATCACCTCAAACGAGATATTCCATCTGGAAAAACTGCCCGAAAGCATGCTGATTGTCGGCGGTGGCTATATCGCCTGCGAATTTGCAGGCATCATGAACGGGTTGGGGGTCAAGACCACGCAGTATTATCGCGGTGCGCAGATCCTGCGGGGGTTCGACGATGAGGCGCGTGGACTGATCTCAGAGGAGATGTGCCAGTCCGGTGTGGATCTGCATCTGGGCACCAATGTGCTGGAGATGCGCAAAGAGGGCGACAAGATCTGGGTGAAGGCCACCAATGGTGATGAGACCCTATTCGATCAGGTGATGTTTGCCACCGGTCGCAGCCCCAATGCTGACAATCTCGGTCTGGAGGCGCTGGGCATTGAGCGCGACCGCGCCGGGGCCATTGTGGTCGATCAATACAGCCAGACTGGCGTGCCGTCGGTCTATGCTGTTGGGGATGTGACCAACCGGGTGAACCTGACGCCGGTTGCCATTCGCGAGGGCATGGCCTTTGTCGAGACGGTGTTCAATGGCAACCCGACCAGCCCCGATCACGACCTGATCCCGACGGCCATCTTTACCCAGCCGGAAATGGGCACCGTCGGCCTCAGCGAGGAAGCGGCGGCGGAACAGGAGGAGATCGAGGTCTATGCGACCTCCTTCAAACCGATGCAGCAGGCCTTTGCCGGGCGGGCACAGCGGGTGCTGATGAAGCTCATCGTCTCCAAGGCGACGCGCAAGGTGCTGGGATGTCATATTGTCGCTCCGGGAGCGGGTGAAATG